The Brevibacillus brevis genome contains a region encoding:
- a CDS encoding transporter substrate-binding domain-containing protein, with protein sequence MKKFTKTILASTLAATMLMTGGTGAFAATAVKPVPTVAAEAAKKPQAKKFESRLDEIIARGYILVGTPGDYKPFTYLNPKTNEFEGYDIDAMKEFAKSLGVEARFVQTSWPTLMDDLLANKFDIAVGGVTRNTDRQKKAHMSDPYIMFGKAPLIRAEDKDKYKSVADINKPEVRIGVNPGGTNEKFVREHLTKATVTVEQNNLDIPGLVASGKYDVMITDTLEAIVYSKADSRLYAALTDNPFTKSEKAYMIHRGDTIFANYLDLWMDEMKLQGKFDELYKKWVK encoded by the coding sequence ATGAAAAAATTTACAAAGACAATCTTGGCGAGCACACTCGCTGCAACTATGCTCATGACTGGAGGAACAGGTGCATTTGCCGCAACGGCGGTTAAGCCTGTCCCAACCGTAGCTGCTGAAGCTGCTAAAAAACCGCAAGCGAAGAAGTTTGAATCCCGTTTGGATGAAATCATTGCGAGAGGCTACATCCTCGTTGGTACGCCAGGTGACTACAAACCGTTTACATATTTGAATCCAAAAACGAATGAATTCGAAGGCTACGATATCGACGCGATGAAAGAATTCGCAAAAAGCTTGGGAGTTGAGGCGCGTTTTGTCCAAACCTCTTGGCCAACACTGATGGACGATCTCTTGGCAAATAAATTCGATATTGCTGTTGGAGGCGTTACGCGCAACACAGACCGTCAGAAAAAAGCACACATGAGCGATCCTTATATTATGTTCGGTAAAGCTCCGCTTATCCGTGCAGAAGACAAGGACAAGTACAAGAGCGTAGCAGACATCAACAAGCCAGAGGTGCGCATTGGTGTGAATCCAGGAGGCACCAATGAAAAATTCGTTCGTGAGCACCTGACAAAAGCAACTGTGACTGTTGAACAAAACAACCTCGACATTCCTGGTCTGGTAGCAAGCGGTAAGTACGATGTGATGATCACGGATACGCTGGAAGCGATTGTATATTCCAAAGCAGATTCCCGCCTGTATGCCGCTCTGACTGACAACCCGTTCACCAAAAGTGAAAAAGCGTACATGATTCACCGCGGAGACACGATCTTCGCTAACTACTTGGATCTGTGGATGGACGAGATGAAGCTGCAAGGAAAATTTGATGAGCTTTACAAAAAATGGGTAAAATAA